In Chitinophaga nivalis, a single genomic region encodes these proteins:
- a CDS encoding PepSY-like domain-containing protein — protein sequence MKLLTLLAAMGLSLPALAQDIPSGEVPAAVMKTFKTSFPAATGLEWERKIVGYEAEFKVDHREHKALLDSAGNLLRYKQELPASALPVAVKNTVSQQYKGFRISDAAQVTRNQKVWYQLELDGEPHDQKVVLSKEGKVDNTLGYW from the coding sequence ATGAAACTACTTACCTTATTGGCGGCGATGGGGTTATCGTTGCCCGCCCTGGCGCAGGACATTCCTTCCGGAGAGGTACCTGCCGCTGTGATGAAGACCTTTAAAACCAGCTTCCCGGCTGCCACAGGCCTGGAATGGGAACGGAAAATAGTTGGATATGAAGCGGAATTTAAGGTAGATCACCGGGAACACAAAGCATTGTTGGATAGCGCCGGTAACCTGCTGCGCTATAAACAGGAGCTACCCGCTTCGGCATTGCCGGTTGCGGTGAAAAATACGGTCAGCCAGCAATACAAGGGATTTCGGATATCGGATGCCGCCCAGGTGACCAGGAACCAAAAGGTCTGGTACCAGCTGGAATTGGATGGAGAACCCCATGACCAGAAAGTAGTGTTGTCGAAAGAGGGGAAAGTAGACAACACATTGGGGTATTGGTAA
- a CDS encoding FecR family protein — protein MGQQLPDHLPRWLLLKYKQGNCTAEEVRLVDAWFDHTADVISPEEAPDLEAVHQHVMERIRKGTSKKVKRIRLYAAAASLVLLFTTFLMKNNTRRVAPPASWTAIHTSAGELKRIILPDSSSVLLNSCSQLRYRQDFTQQREVYLQGEAFFDIKADAGHAFRVQSDSLHVQVLGTRFNMAVYPNEGTAAVVLESGQVKVNGTTNPAAGIVLRPGEILRYAGGNMQVKEADLESAFAWQQGMLLYKNVPLGDICKDLERRYGVHIRIVGKKLPATAWYYTSRRIPLPTVLKVLSESGSGFHYTINNNEIIIR, from the coding sequence ATGGGACAACAATTACCGGATCACCTGCCACGGTGGCTACTCCTGAAATATAAACAGGGAAATTGTACAGCGGAAGAAGTCCGGCTGGTAGACGCCTGGTTCGATCATACCGCAGACGTGATCAGCCCGGAAGAAGCGCCTGATCTGGAAGCGGTACATCAGCATGTCATGGAACGTATCCGTAAAGGTACCAGCAAGAAGGTGAAACGGATACGGCTATACGCTGCTGCTGCCAGCCTGGTACTGCTATTCACCACTTTCCTGATGAAAAACAATACCCGCCGGGTGGCGCCTCCCGCCAGCTGGACAGCCATACATACTTCCGCCGGCGAACTGAAAAGGATCATCCTGCCAGATAGTTCTTCCGTGCTGCTGAACAGCTGTTCTCAACTCCGTTATCGGCAGGATTTTACACAGCAACGGGAAGTATACCTGCAGGGAGAAGCCTTTTTTGATATTAAAGCAGATGCAGGGCATGCCTTCCGGGTGCAATCCGATAGCCTGCATGTACAGGTACTGGGTACCCGCTTTAATATGGCTGTCTATCCCAATGAAGGCACGGCAGCAGTGGTATTGGAAAGCGGGCAGGTGAAGGTAAACGGTACAACAAATCCGGCAGCGGGGATCGTATTACGCCCCGGAGAAATACTACGTTATGCAGGAGGAAATATGCAGGTAAAGGAAGCCGACCTGGAAAGTGCCTTTGCCTGGCAGCAGGGCATGCTATTGTATAAAAATGTACCGCTGGGTGATATCTGCAAAGACCTGGAACGCCGCTATGGCGTGCATATCCGGATCGTTGGCAAAAAGTTACCGGCTACTGCCTGGTACTATACTTCCCGTCGTATCCCGCTGCCAACAGTACTCAAAGTGCTGAGTGAATCCGGCAGCGGATTCCATTACACCATCAACAACAACGAGATTATTATCAGATGA
- the mrdA gene encoding penicillin-binding protein 2: MTHLLIEMYIYNHSRKRIIQLLILGVVLIFITRLFFMQVVEKKYSKLADANAVLREVVYPSRGLIYDRKGRSILENDAMYDLVVTPANVKHIDTTYLCELLQIDTAEFKKRILTAIIKNGRVRSSVFAPLLSQQIYGKLEESMYLFQPGFELVLRQIRFYPYAAGANILGYISEVSPQMLTNPRFSAYQMGDYLGMTGLEKTYETVLMGQRGIRYRVKDNLNRPQGPYENGEFDTAAIAGKNLRLSLDVELQQLGERLMRNKIGSIVAIDPQTGGILAMVSSPTFNPNLLTGSYRARNFSKLFTDTTKPLFNRAIQGTYPPGSSMKPLTALIALDEGLITSSFGYPCRGAYVACNRPIKCEHSEPGHAANLRLAISHSCNAYFVNLYRMEVDAKKWGNTRKGHQRWFDYMTSFGLGHRLGIDVPGEYPGYVIDTIGMNKRYRGQWSSCTELFVGMGQGAVSVTPLQMSNAMCIIANHGYYYLPHFVSGIDNDEADLLKKYKEKHVVARVSDTTYKSVIYGMQDVVASGTGRRAQVEGVMVCGKTGTAENNAMVNGKLTKLKNHAFFVAFAPRDNPRIAITVLVENSGYGGTFSAPIAGLMIEKYLKDSISVKKREVMRTMLDYNTIDPVVRKQSVLDSLNGAVAKLTSAEILKLYFGW, translated from the coding sequence ATGACTCATCTACTTATAGAGATGTACATCTATAATCATTCCAGGAAAAGGATTATACAACTCCTCATTTTGGGAGTTGTGTTGATTTTTATTACCCGGCTATTCTTCATGCAGGTAGTAGAAAAAAAGTATTCCAAACTGGCGGATGCCAATGCCGTATTACGTGAGGTGGTATACCCCAGTCGTGGTTTGATCTATGACCGCAAGGGACGAAGCATATTGGAGAATGATGCGATGTACGATCTGGTGGTCACCCCGGCCAATGTGAAACATATTGATACTACTTATTTATGCGAATTGCTGCAGATAGATACTGCGGAGTTTAAAAAGCGGATACTTACGGCTATTATTAAAAACGGACGCGTACGGTCGTCGGTATTTGCACCTTTGCTGTCGCAGCAGATATACGGCAAGCTCGAAGAAAGCATGTATCTGTTCCAGCCGGGTTTTGAACTGGTATTACGACAGATCCGCTTTTATCCCTATGCGGCAGGCGCCAATATATTGGGATACATCAGCGAAGTGTCTCCGCAAATGCTGACCAATCCCCGTTTCAGCGCTTATCAGATGGGCGATTACCTGGGAATGACCGGCCTGGAAAAAACGTATGAAACCGTATTGATGGGGCAACGGGGTATCCGGTACCGGGTGAAGGATAACCTGAACCGGCCGCAAGGACCTTACGAAAACGGGGAATTCGATACCGCTGCTATTGCCGGTAAAAACCTGCGGTTATCATTGGACGTGGAGCTACAACAATTAGGAGAGCGGTTGATGCGGAATAAAATAGGCAGCATTGTGGCTATTGATCCGCAAACGGGTGGTATACTGGCGATGGTGAGCAGCCCCACTTTCAACCCCAATCTGCTGACCGGTAGCTACCGGGCGCGTAATTTCAGTAAACTGTTTACAGATACCACCAAGCCTTTATTTAACCGCGCGATACAAGGTACCTACCCGCCCGGATCGTCCATGAAACCTTTAACCGCACTGATAGCCCTGGATGAAGGGCTGATTACTTCCAGCTTTGGATATCCCTGCCGCGGCGCTTACGTGGCTTGTAACCGACCTATTAAATGTGAGCATAGTGAGCCGGGGCATGCCGCCAATCTGCGGCTGGCTATTTCTCATTCCTGTAACGCCTACTTTGTGAACCTGTATCGGATGGAGGTGGACGCAAAAAAATGGGGTAATACCCGCAAAGGCCACCAGCGATGGTTTGATTACATGACATCCTTTGGTTTGGGCCATCGTTTAGGGATTGATGTTCCCGGTGAATATCCGGGCTATGTGATAGATACCATCGGGATGAATAAAAGATATCGCGGGCAGTGGAGTTCCTGTACGGAATTATTTGTGGGTATGGGACAAGGCGCGGTGTCTGTTACGCCACTGCAGATGTCCAATGCCATGTGTATCATTGCCAATCACGGGTATTACTATCTGCCGCATTTTGTATCCGGAATAGATAATGATGAAGCGGACCTCTTGAAAAAATACAAAGAAAAACATGTGGTAGCACGGGTATCGGATACCACCTACAAATCGGTTATCTATGGTATGCAGGATGTGGTGGCCAGTGGTACCGGCCGCAGGGCACAGGTAGAAGGCGTCATGGTGTGTGGTAAAACAGGGACGGCAGAAAACAATGCCATGGTAAACGGAAAACTGACGAAGTTGAAAAACCATGCTTTTTTTGTTGCTTTTGCCCCTCGTGATAATCCCCGGATAGCCATTACCGTATTGGTGGAAAACTCGGGTTATGGTGGTACTTTCTCTGCGCCCATTGCAGGTTTAATGATAGAGAAATACCTGAAGGATAGTATCTCCGTCAAAAAGAGGGAAGTCATGAGAACGATGCTCGATTATAATACCATTGATCCGGTGGTACGTAAGCAATCGGTGCTGGATTCTTTAAACGGAGCAGTCGCCAAACTGACCAGTGCGGAAATACTTAAACTTTATTTTGGCTGGTGA
- a CDS encoding DUF4397 domain-containing protein, whose protein sequence is MKYFTQLLTAMICLALTFTGCTDQGERVLPANSSLAFYNASQLLRQDLERKNPGVAVKPAFILVNTPVPVKPDTLRLPERQYIPHFAVSMSGQQFYPMLNVQPIPVPWCSYMRVVPGTQELTFLQPDTTAAVKTTITAGQDVSQTVFLTDSLGIYRTIVTNDEHTVYDKGFSLRIIQATPDTGLLRVRVNRTWLGENWGYGTASGFYQLPMADSLQSALYTVQVTPAGDTTNVLKQYLLKAGRMQSYTLIINGYLNYHEETNYASPDFRLSFIRNK, encoded by the coding sequence ATGAAATACTTTACCCAGTTATTAACTGCTATGATATGCCTGGCTTTGACTTTTACCGGTTGTACTGACCAGGGAGAAAGAGTGTTGCCGGCCAATAGTTCCCTTGCTTTTTATAATGCTTCCCAGTTATTAAGACAGGACCTGGAAAGGAAAAATCCGGGCGTGGCGGTAAAGCCTGCCTTTATTCTGGTAAATACGCCGGTACCGGTGAAGCCGGATACATTGCGGTTGCCTGAAAGACAGTATATCCCGCATTTTGCGGTGAGCATGTCCGGACAACAATTCTATCCGATGCTGAATGTACAGCCGATTCCTGTTCCCTGGTGTTCCTATATGCGGGTAGTGCCGGGCACACAGGAACTTACTTTCCTGCAACCGGATACGACGGCCGCGGTAAAGACAACCATTACTGCCGGTCAGGATGTATCACAAACCGTATTCCTGACAGATAGCCTGGGCATCTATCGCACGATTGTTACCAATGATGAGCATACGGTTTATGATAAGGGTTTCAGTCTTAGAATCATACAGGCTACGCCGGATACAGGCTTATTGCGCGTGAGGGTGAACAGAACCTGGCTGGGCGAAAACTGGGGCTATGGTACGGCCTCCGGGTTTTATCAGCTGCCTATGGCAGACAGCTTACAGTCTGCGCTATATACCGTGCAGGTAACTCCTGCGGGCGATACCACCAACGTGTTGAAACAGTACCTGCTGAAAGCAGGCCGGATGCAATCCTACACCCTTATCATCAATGGCTATCTGAATTATCATGAGGAAACAAATTATGCTTCACCGGATTTCAGGCTTTCCTTCATCAGAAATAAATAA
- a CDS encoding DUF4287 domain-containing protein, whose protein sequence is MSFQAYLDNIQKKTGKTADDFKKLADAKGFSDKGVLKPAVKATQVTNWLKEEFELGHGHAMAVYALLKGIKEEGSK, encoded by the coding sequence ATGTCCTTTCAGGCTTATCTCGACAACATTCAAAAGAAGACCGGTAAAACAGCAGATGATTTTAAAAAACTGGCAGATGCAAAAGGATTTTCCGACAAGGGGGTATTAAAACCAGCCGTAAAAGCCACCCAGGTGACCAACTGGCTGAAAGAAGAGTTTGAACTGGGGCATGGTCATGCCATGGCGGTTTACGCCTTACTAAAGGGCATTAAAGAAGAAGGTAGTAAATAA
- a CDS encoding Crp/Fnr family transcriptional regulator, protein MQEKLRAHIEKIVPLTDEEFAFISAHFTTEVYKKRAWLIQQGERVRHVYFVVSGLLMLVHHDEQGKQHIVSFAMEDWWESDFLAYYTGTHATLSLQCLEDTEVYCLTLEHYQQLCAGLRKMEHFFLQKSTAGHIGSQQRILSFLTANARERYEQLLRRYPALLQRVPKTLLASYLGVSRETLSRIWRSA, encoded by the coding sequence ATGCAGGAAAAACTCAGGGCACATATAGAAAAGATAGTACCACTGACGGATGAAGAGTTCGCATTTATAAGTGCGCATTTCACCACCGAAGTATATAAAAAGCGCGCCTGGCTGATTCAGCAGGGAGAACGGGTGCGACATGTTTATTTTGTGGTATCGGGGCTGTTGATGTTGGTACATCACGATGAACAGGGAAAGCAGCATATTGTTTCCTTTGCGATGGAAGACTGGTGGGAGAGTGATTTCCTGGCCTATTACACCGGCACTCATGCAACCCTGTCATTGCAGTGCCTGGAAGATACGGAGGTGTATTGCCTCACGCTGGAACACTACCAGCAACTATGTGCAGGCCTCCGGAAGATGGAACATTTTTTTCTGCAAAAATCTACAGCAGGACATATCGGATCGCAGCAACGTATTTTGTCCTTTCTTACTGCCAATGCCCGTGAGCGTTATGAACAACTGCTCAGGCGGTATCCTGCCCTGTTACAACGTGTACCTAAAACCTTACTGGCTTCCTATCTCGGTGTTTCGCGCGAAACCCTCAGCCGGATCTGGCGCTCTGCCTAG
- a CDS encoding RNA polymerase sigma factor produces the protein MNNLSDEWLFREVQQDNEDAFRELMQRYSGQLYRLVYKHIGTSATTKDILQEIFIAVWKNRHKIIVTASLYPYLYRAAKNAVIDQVLRSKKNIAIDTQLADSLATDHAGVEDQLYLQELEASLQQSVNAMPATMKAVFMLSREEQLSSREIAARLNLSEQTVRNNISLALQRIRHQLGTPVLLLLLPSTLIFDFLVTLS, from the coding sequence GTGAATAATTTATCTGATGAATGGCTGTTCCGGGAGGTACAGCAGGATAACGAGGATGCTTTCCGGGAATTGATGCAACGTTATAGCGGTCAGTTGTACCGCCTGGTGTATAAGCATATAGGTACATCAGCTACTACAAAAGATATACTACAGGAAATATTTATCGCTGTCTGGAAAAACCGCCATAAGATTATCGTTACGGCTTCTTTATATCCTTATTTATACCGGGCTGCAAAAAACGCGGTGATAGATCAGGTACTGCGCTCAAAAAAGAATATAGCTATTGATACACAGCTGGCCGATTCGCTGGCAACAGATCATGCGGGTGTAGAAGATCAGCTGTATCTGCAGGAGCTGGAAGCATCGCTGCAGCAATCCGTTAATGCCATGCCTGCTACGATGAAAGCAGTATTTATGCTGAGCCGGGAAGAACAACTCTCTTCCCGCGAAATTGCTGCCCGGCTTAATCTCTCCGAACAAACGGTCCGTAATAATATTTCCCTCGCACTCCAAAGAATCCGGCACCAGCTGGGTACGCCTGTGCTATTGTTGTTATTACCCTCCACCCTGATCTTCGATTTTTTGGTAACATTAAGTTAA
- a CDS encoding TonB-dependent receptor has translation MGKLAFFSLIVMFCSVSLLIAAPGSSQNLRKVPVSVRFSQAKLGEMLDTLEARAAFHFSYPAYLRERGPVSLHLPQSNLQEVLQQLATALDLQFTRTDGQIAVREVVPGKAPEQATGAVRGRVVDFETSTPLPGATVVLMPLNKGQATDEKGYYQLAGIPAGKYVLKVSFIGYQEYQLPITVTEKNLVLDIKLQPAANLNTVEIKTRKGFSQSPVSYTSEKELLTTIRNARGIVSGISNEQIVKSADRNAAEVVRRVAGVTIVDDKFIIVRGMNPRYNLTYLNDNLAPSTEVYNRSFAYDMIPAPVIDRILVFKSPSAELMGDYAGGAVKVFTKNTKPVRHFDMGIQGGFREGNTFSDFYVAPKSSTDWLGFDNGLRKLPAYLPTYRASGGRYKMSQQEMISGFSDQWSYHRKKAMPDMQLFLNYFDNFRLGRWRLYNLTSLTYTNENRHYEQQRQTGNTHAYRLDKYGFQVGGANTIGVNDLSTQVAKVNLMQNFTLRIDSANRIEWKNFFLNEGKNTVGIQINKQNSDPAFAVQDNFRETKQNLLQFQQRLLYNGNLDGYHTLGAKKKQQLHWNLGYAYSKQDIPDQRVSRFYRAYAPTGIISAEDPKLHWIVDYGVSENQLFYGMANRFFVQNRENTYSAAIDYSLQLSPSFLLKAGTYQLFRNRVVERRFFKVTRGGLTGDETTLQFTSGGWDNNGRIHPGLLTFREQDLASFWQPHNFRDDGSGLQLYDKSSPIDRYVASEQNNSGYIQGEWTGLDSTLTVQAGLRFEHHQQQVSGAAAYGSIFLPLQVKLPQDQLLPSIQVNYRPGRSWVFRASYGRTVNRPELREIAPFSDFDFVNQERISGNTLLTGTVIDNYDFRVELYPRSNGNETVSAGIFYKNLDKPVERLRFANGNEVYVGQTGITYFNADKATVYGLEVELRKQLDFIPGALFRNLSVVFNGAWMESKASRAALPARPAGVITVAGDKMGVFKDRPLQGQAPYVINAGLYYENPGWGTKFGVLFNVSGPSIYALADVNAEELLQLRNKKDGYTLADYVTLETKPDLLELPRKLLDFSFTQRLYKSLQMKLNIQNLLDEPVHIVEDQNFNHRYDREQATPAATEQFKGLLYYEGDNTYLKYRTGRYYTVTFTYSF, from the coding sequence ATGGGGAAGCTCGCTTTTTTTTCCCTGATTGTCATGTTTTGCTCTGTCAGCTTGCTCATCGCTGCACCCGGCAGTTCGCAGAACTTGCGGAAAGTACCGGTAAGCGTACGTTTCAGTCAGGCTAAGTTGGGGGAGATGCTGGATACCCTGGAAGCACGTGCTGCCTTCCATTTTTCGTATCCGGCTTATCTCAGAGAAAGGGGACCTGTTAGCCTGCACCTGCCGCAGAGCAATCTGCAGGAGGTATTGCAGCAACTGGCAACCGCACTGGATCTGCAGTTTACCCGTACCGATGGCCAGATAGCCGTACGGGAAGTGGTGCCCGGTAAGGCGCCAGAACAGGCTACTGGTGCGGTGCGTGGCAGGGTAGTGGATTTTGAAACATCTACGCCGCTGCCGGGAGCTACGGTGGTACTGATGCCGCTTAATAAAGGGCAGGCCACGGATGAAAAAGGCTATTATCAGCTGGCCGGTATTCCTGCCGGTAAATACGTACTGAAAGTAAGTTTCATCGGTTATCAGGAATACCAGCTGCCCATCACTGTCACCGAAAAAAATCTGGTGCTGGACATCAAACTGCAACCTGCTGCCAACCTGAATACCGTAGAAATAAAAACCAGGAAAGGGTTTTCGCAATCGCCGGTTTCCTATACCAGCGAAAAGGAACTGCTGACAACCATCCGCAATGCAAGAGGAATCGTGTCTGGTATTTCCAACGAACAAATTGTAAAATCTGCCGACCGCAATGCGGCGGAAGTAGTACGGCGTGTAGCCGGTGTCACGATCGTAGATGATAAATTTATTATCGTCAGGGGTATGAATCCGCGCTATAATCTGACCTATCTGAATGATAACCTGGCGCCTTCTACAGAAGTATACAACCGCTCCTTTGCCTATGATATGATTCCTGCACCGGTGATCGACAGAATACTGGTATTTAAATCTCCTTCCGCAGAGCTGATGGGCGATTACGCCGGTGGCGCTGTGAAAGTGTTTACCAAAAACACGAAGCCGGTGCGTCACTTCGATATGGGGATACAAGGTGGTTTCAGGGAGGGCAATACTTTCAGCGACTTTTACGTGGCGCCCAAAAGCAGCACCGACTGGCTGGGCTTCGACAATGGTTTGCGGAAGCTGCCTGCCTACCTGCCCACTTACCGTGCATCCGGTGGCAGATATAAGATGAGTCAGCAGGAGATGATCAGCGGATTTTCTGATCAGTGGAGCTATCACCGTAAAAAAGCGATGCCGGATATGCAGCTGTTCCTGAACTACTTTGATAATTTCCGGTTGGGTCGCTGGCGGTTGTATAACCTCACTTCATTGACCTATACCAATGAAAACCGCCATTATGAGCAGCAACGCCAAACCGGTAATACCCATGCTTACCGGCTGGATAAATACGGTTTCCAGGTAGGTGGCGCCAATACCATTGGCGTGAATGACCTGAGCACGCAGGTGGCGAAAGTAAACCTGATGCAGAATTTTACTTTACGGATAGACAGTGCCAACAGGATAGAATGGAAAAACTTTTTCCTCAATGAAGGTAAAAACACAGTTGGTATACAAATCAATAAACAAAACAGTGATCCGGCTTTTGCAGTCCAGGATAATTTCCGGGAAACGAAACAAAACCTGCTCCAGTTCCAGCAACGGCTGTTGTACAATGGTAACCTGGACGGCTATCATACCCTGGGCGCTAAAAAGAAGCAGCAACTGCACTGGAACCTGGGTTATGCCTATAGTAAACAGGATATTCCGGACCAGCGTGTTTCCCGGTTTTACAGGGCATATGCACCCACAGGCATCATCTCGGCCGAAGACCCGAAACTGCATTGGATCGTGGATTACGGCGTAAGCGAAAACCAGCTGTTCTATGGTATGGCGAACCGCTTCTTTGTACAGAACAGGGAAAATACCTACAGTGCGGCGATCGATTATTCGCTGCAGCTGTCGCCTTCCTTTTTGCTGAAAGCCGGTACCTACCAGCTTTTCCGCAACCGGGTTGTAGAACGCCGGTTCTTTAAAGTAACAAGAGGTGGCCTGACCGGTGATGAAACCACCCTGCAGTTTACATCGGGCGGATGGGACAACAACGGCCGTATTCATCCGGGCCTGCTGACTTTCCGGGAACAGGATCTGGCCAGCTTCTGGCAGCCACATAACTTCCGGGATGATGGCAGTGGTCTGCAGTTATATGATAAGAGCAGTCCTATTGATCGTTATGTGGCGAGCGAACAGAATAACAGTGGTTATATCCAGGGGGAGTGGACAGGATTGGACAGTACGCTCACCGTGCAGGCGGGCCTTCGCTTTGAACATCATCAGCAACAGGTTTCCGGCGCTGCCGCATACGGTAGTATATTTTTACCGTTGCAGGTAAAATTGCCGCAAGATCAGTTGCTGCCCAGCATACAGGTGAACTATCGTCCGGGACGCAGCTGGGTTTTCCGCGCCAGCTACGGCCGTACGGTAAACAGACCGGAACTGCGGGAAATTGCTCCTTTCAGCGATTTTGATTTCGTAAACCAGGAAAGGATCTCCGGTAATACCCTGCTCACCGGTACTGTAATCGACAATTATGATTTCCGGGTAGAGTTGTATCCCCGCAGCAACGGTAATGAAACCGTGAGTGCAGGTATCTTCTATAAAAATCTCGACAAACCGGTTGAACGTTTAAGATTTGCCAATGGCAATGAAGTATATGTAGGCCAGACCGGCATTACCTACTTTAATGCAGACAAAGCCACCGTATACGGACTGGAAGTAGAATTACGTAAACAACTGGATTTTATACCGGGTGCATTGTTCCGCAACTTATCAGTAGTCTTTAACGGCGCATGGATGGAAAGTAAGGCTTCCCGTGCAGCACTGCCGGCACGACCTGCCGGTGTTATAACCGTAGCCGGTGATAAAATGGGTGTTTTTAAAGACCGCCCGTTGCAGGGACAGGCGCCATACGTCATTAACGCTGGCCTGTACTATGAAAACCCAGGATGGGGTACCAAATTCGGTGTATTGTTCAACGTTAGTGGACCATCTATCTATGCACTGGCAGATGTCAACGCAGAAGAGTTGCTGCAGCTCCGGAATAAAAAAGACGGATATACCCTGGCCGATTACGTTACGCTGGAAACTAAGCCAGACCTGTTGGAGCTGCCACGTAAACTGCTCGATTTCTCTTTTACACAACGGTTATACAAATCACTCCAGATGAAGCTGAACATTCAGAACCTGCTGGATGAACCCGTGCATATTGTAGAAGACCAAAACTTCAATCACCGCTACGACCGGGAGCAGGCTACGCCAGCAGCGACGGAACAATTTAAAGGCCTTTTATATTATGAAGGCGACAATACCTACCTGAAATACCGTACAGGAAGATATTACACCGTTACGTTCACTTATTCCTTCTGA
- a CDS encoding RidA family protein, producing MEKKVVNPWQWQDERSYVQAVEVKAITGTLYCSGQAAIHADGTNSTGDMKAQLILSLQNLEQVIQEAGYACSGIVRLNIYTTSTAELFSCFDIFQHWIAQHGIRQASTVLEVKSLFETLKVELEATVVK from the coding sequence ATGGAAAAAAAAGTAGTCAATCCCTGGCAATGGCAGGATGAACGCAGTTATGTGCAGGCGGTGGAAGTAAAGGCGATAACAGGTACCCTTTATTGTTCCGGGCAGGCAGCCATACATGCGGATGGTACCAACAGTACCGGCGATATGAAAGCCCAGTTGATATTATCACTGCAAAACCTGGAACAGGTGATTCAAGAGGCAGGATATGCATGCAGTGGTATTGTGCGGTTGAATATTTATACCACCTCCACGGCGGAGCTATTCTCCTGCTTTGATATCTTTCAGCACTGGATTGCACAGCATGGTATCCGGCAGGCAAGTACGGTGCTGGAGGTGAAAAGCCTTTTTGAAACCTTGAAGGTTGAACTGGAAGCTACCGTAGTGAAGTAA
- a CDS encoding GNAT family N-acetyltransferase, protein MHFTKATDTDIPQLVALINSAYRGEVSKQGWTSEADMIGGQRIDAASLARYIADTDTTILKYTAEDQQIKGCVYLQVKGEKMYLGLLTVSPLLQDKGIGRQLLQAAEAIAVNHNKFTMTMTVISTRYELISWYERRGYVKTGEMIPLDIPETFGILKAPLDMYILEKKL, encoded by the coding sequence ATGCACTTTACCAAAGCTACTGATACCGATATACCACAGCTGGTTGCATTAATTAACAGCGCTTATCGCGGAGAAGTGTCCAAACAAGGCTGGACATCCGAAGCGGATATGATAGGCGGACAGCGGATTGATGCCGCCAGCCTGGCCCGCTATATAGCGGATACCGATACGACAATACTAAAATATACAGCTGAAGATCAACAAATAAAAGGCTGTGTGTACCTACAGGTAAAAGGAGAAAAGATGTACCTGGGCCTGCTCACGGTATCTCCGCTACTCCAGGATAAAGGCATAGGCCGGCAATTATTGCAGGCAGCGGAAGCCATTGCGGTCAACCATAACAAATTCACCATGACCATGACAGTTATCAGTACCCGGTATGAATTAATCAGCTGGTATGAACGCCGGGGTTATGTAAAAACCGGTGAGATGATTCCATTGGATATCCCTGAAACATTTGGTATACTCAAAGCGCCCCTGGATATGTATATCCTGGAGAAAAAATTATAA
- a CDS encoding outer membrane beta-barrel protein: MKINSLTIHLACLLLLFTTTAAAQSTAPYLIFKTTYGFAGNPQKINEAEVTVQGKAYTKGIYGSYGKGVNFQLGIGKMINPNFGFEVNVEYLMGQKMRAYYNGTEDSINGDVTDYARSVLFKPLIVIRNSGDLLSIYTKLGLAIAVNTRRHEHVNVQFITDAQGIQLVTTSQEQAKAKVGFSACFGLSFRVAEAISLFTEINGQMLSLSIDRGHYTQNTINGVDQLPQLTTSQKSWVYRKSGFFDAPNDPNQPEPRLYNPANASYIGIGVGILYHF, encoded by the coding sequence ATGAAGATCAATAGTCTGACGATACACCTGGCCTGCCTCCTGCTGCTGTTCACCACTACCGCTGCAGCGCAAAGCACGGCTCCCTATCTCATTTTCAAAACCACCTATGGTTTTGCCGGCAATCCGCAAAAGATCAATGAGGCAGAAGTAACCGTCCAGGGAAAAGCCTATACCAAAGGTATTTATGGTTCTTATGGCAAGGGCGTAAATTTCCAGCTGGGCATCGGCAAGATGATCAACCCCAACTTTGGCTTTGAAGTGAATGTAGAATACCTGATGGGACAAAAGATGCGCGCCTACTACAATGGTACGGAAGATAGTATCAATGGCGATGTGACCGATTATGCCCGCAGTGTGCTTTTCAAGCCACTCATTGTCATTCGTAACAGTGGTGATCTGCTGTCTATCTATACCAAACTGGGACTGGCCATTGCCGTCAACACCCGGCGTCATGAGCATGTGAATGTGCAGTTCATCACAGATGCCCAGGGTATCCAGCTGGTGACCACGTCGCAGGAACAGGCAAAAGCCAAAGTAGGCTTTTCTGCCTGTTTTGGGCTGTCATTCCGTGTTGCGGAGGCCATATCCCTCTTTACAGAAATCAACGGCCAAATGCTTTCTTTATCCATAGACCGGGGGCATTATACGCAAAACACCATCAATGGCGTGGATCAGCTACCGCAGCTGACTACCAGTCAGAAATCATGGGTATACAGAAAGTCGGGGTTCTTTGATGCGCCCAACGATCCCAATCAACCGGAGCCACGGCTCTACAATCCCGCCAATGCATCCTACATAGGTATTGGCGTTGGTATACTTTATCATTTCTAA